The following coding sequences lie in one Arabidopsis thaliana chromosome 3, partial sequence genomic window:
- a CDS encoding F-box and associated interaction domains-containing protein (F-box and associated interaction domains-containing protein; CONTAINS InterPro DOMAIN/s: F-box domain, cyclin-like (InterPro:IPR001810), F-box domain, Skp2-like (InterPro:IPR022364), F-box associated domain, type 1 (InterPro:IPR006527), F-box associated interaction domain (InterPro:IPR017451); BEST Arabidopsis thaliana protein match is: F-box and associated interaction domains-containing protein (TAIR:AT5G60560.1); Has 1229 Blast hits to 1171 proteins in 32 species: Archae - 0; Bacteria - 0; Metazoa - 0; Fungi - 0; Plants - 1227; Viruses - 0; Other Eukaryotes - 2 (source: NCBI BLink).) produces the protein MTMMSDLSQDLLEEILSRVPRTSLGAVRSTCKRWNTLFKDRILCKAEETRDQFRFIMKKYKLCSMRFDLNGTLNEDGGTEFVDPSIKELGHFFNQVKISKVFQCDGLLLCVTKEDNIRLVVWNPYLGQIRWIESGNTNYRLFDRYAIGYDNNRKHKILRFLEYYNFNMKHRFLEYEIYDFSSNSWRVLDIAPRWEIESYQRGASLKGNTYFIAKEKIEYEEDGEFPEPADNLLCFDFTTESFGQFLPLPFQHYLYDVGALSSLGDEKLAALFQCGDTDLSEVEIWVTTLTETNTVSWNPFLKVDMEPHYGRSFMFDYYGGSFFIDEEKKLAVVFQFDESGMTRYEDATYIIGENGYVKKVRLGEAPANQGGYCFPSVCFSSYVPSLVQINQIVGFKKEREEE, from the coding sequence TAGGAGCAGTACGATCCACTTGCAAACGGTGGAACACTTTATTCAAAGATCGAATTCTATGTAAAGCAGAAGAAACAAGGGATCAGTTTCGGTTCATAATGAAGAAGTATAAGCTTTGTTCAATGAGGTTTGATCTCAACGGAACCTTAAACGAAGATGGAGGTACCGAATTCGTGGATCCATCTATAAAGGAGTTAGgtcatttttttaatcaagtCAAGATATCTAAAGTTTTTCAATGCGACGGGTTATTGTTGTGCGTGACCAAAGAGGACAACATTAGGCTCGTGGTATGGAATCCTTATTTGGGTCAAATCAGGTGGATCGAATCCGGTAACACTAATTACCGCCTATTCGACAGGTATGCTATCGGATACGACAATAACCGTAAAcacaaaatcttgaggttTCTGGAATATTACAACTTTAACATGAAGCACAGATTTCTTGAGTACGAAATCTACGATTTTAGCTCTAATTCATGGAGGGTTCTTGATATCGCTCCCCGTTGGGAAATAGAGTCTTATCAACGTGGAGCGTCTTTGAAAGGAAACACTTACTTTATTGCCaaggaaaaaatagaataCGAAGAGGATGGAGAGTTTCCAGAGCCGGCAGAtaatttactctgttttgattttacgaCGGAGAGCTTTGGACAGTTTCTTCCTCTGCCGTTTCAGCACTATCTTTACGATGTTGgagctctctcttctcttggAGATGAGAAACTTGCGGCGTTATTTCAGTGCGGGGATACCGATTTATCAGAGGTGGAGATTTGGGTTACAACTTTGACTGAGACCAATACAGTGTCATGGAATCCTTTCTTAAAAGTTGATATGGAACCACACTACGGTCGTAGTTTTATGTTTGACTATTACGGTGGCAGTTTCTTCATTgacgaggagaagaaactCGCTGTTGTTTTTCAGTTTGACGAATCTGGAATGACCCGCTACGAGGACGCAACTTACATCATTGGAGAGAATGGCTACGTTAAAAAAGTGCGTCTTGGAGAAGCTCCTGCGAATCAAGGAGGATATTGTTTCCCATCTGTGTGTTTTAgctcttatgttccaagtttagtACAGATCAACCAAATTGTAggattcaaaaaagaaagagaagaagagtaa
- the ATHXK4 gene encoding Hexokinase (ATHXK4; FUNCTIONS IN: hexokinase activity, ATP binding; INVOLVED IN: glucose catabolic process to butanediol, glucose catabolic process to lactate and acetate, glycolysis, carbohydrate metabolic process, glucose catabolic process to D-lactate and ethanol; LOCATED IN: mitochondrion; EXPRESSED IN: 17 plant structures; EXPRESSED DURING: 8 growth stages; CONTAINS InterPro DOMAIN/s: Hexokinase, N-terminal (InterPro:IPR022672), Hexokinase, C-terminal (InterPro:IPR022673), Hexokinase (InterPro:IPR001312); BEST Arabidopsis thaliana protein match is: hexokinase-like 1 (TAIR:AT1G50460.1); Has 2384 Blast hits to 2114 proteins in 325 species: Archae - 0; Bacteria - 92; Metazoa - 1269; Fungi - 602; Plants - 288; Viruses - 0; Other Eukaryotes - 133 (source: NCBI BLink).), translating into MGKVLVMLTAAAAVVACSVATVMVRRRMKGRRKWRRVVGLLKDLEEACETPLGRLRQMVDAIAVEMQAGLVSEGGSKLKMLLTFVDDLPNGSETGTYYALHLGGSYFRIIKVHLGGQRSSLEVQDVERHSIPTSLMNSTSEVLFDFLASSLQRFIEKEGNDFSLSQPLKRELAFTFSFPVKQTSISSGVLIKWTKGFAISEMAGEDIAECLQGALNKRGLDIRVAALVNDTVGALSFGHFHDPDTIAAVVFGTGSNACYLERTDAIIKCQNPRTTSGSMVVNMEWGNFWSSRLPRTSYDLELDAESMNSNDMGFEKMIGGMYLGDIVRRVILRMSQESDIFGPISSILSTPFVLRTNSVSAMHEDDTSELQEVARILKDLGVSEVPMKVRKLVVKICDVVTRRAARLAAAGIAGILKKVGRDGSGGGRRSDKQIMRRTVVAVEGGLYLNYRMFREYMDEALRDILGEDVAQHVVVKAMEDGSSIGSALLLASSQSVQTIPSV; encoded by the exons ATGGGGAAGGTTTTGGTGATGTTGACGGCAGCTGCGGCTGTGGTGGCTTGTTCAGTGGCGACTGTGATGGTGAGAAGGAGGATGAAAGGGAGGAGGAAATGGAGGAGGGTGGTGGGTTTACTTAAGGATTTGGAGGAAGCTTGTGAGACGCCTTTAGGAAGGTTGAGGCAGATGGTTGATGCCATAGCTGTGGAGATGCAAGCTGGTTTGGTTTCTGAAGGAGGGTCAAAGCTTAAAATGTTGCTCACTTTTGTTGATGATCTTCCCAATGG GAGCGAGACAGGAACCTATTATGCACTTCATCTTGGAGGCTCCTACTTTAGGATAATAAAGGTTCATCTAGGTGGTCAAAGATCATCTCTTGAAGTTCAAGATGTTGAACGACATTCCATACCAACATCTTTGATGAATAGCACTAGCGAG GTTCTCTTCGACTTTCTCGCATCATCCTTGCAGAGgtttattgaaaaagaagGGAACGATTTCAGTTTGTCACAACCTTTAAAAAGGGAACTTGcgtttactttttctttcccaGTCAAGCAGACATCCATCTCATCAGGAGTTCTAATTAAATGGACCAAAGGTTTTGCAATTAGTGAAATG GCTGGGGAAGACATTGCTGAATGTCTACAAGGAGCGTTGAACAAGAGAGGGCTAGATATTCGCGTTGCAGCTCTT GTGAATGATACTGTTGGGGCTTTATCCTTTGGACATTTTCATGACCCAGACACAATTGCTGCTGTTGTCTTTGGAACAGGTAGTAATGCATGTTACCTTGAACGAACTGATGCCATAATCAAGTGTCAAAATCCACGCACGACTTCTGGAAGCATG GTGGTCAATATGGAGTGGGGAAACTTTTGGTCATCTCGTCTGCCAAGAACTTCATATGACCTTGAGTTGGATGCAGAGAGTATGAATTCAAATGACATG GGCTTTGAGAAGATGATAGGAGGGATGTATCTGGGCGACATTGTCCGCAGAGTAATTCTTCGAATGTCACAAGAGTCCGACATCTTTGGACCTATCTCATCCATTTTATCCACGCCTTTCGTTCTGAG AACAAATTCTGTCTCAGCAATGCATGAAGATGACACATCCGAGTTACAAGAAGTAGCACGAATCTTGAAAGATTTAGGG GTGTCAGAGGTACCAATGAAGGTGAGGAAACTTGTAGTGAAGATCTGCGATGTAGTGACACGCAGAGCAGCTAGGCTAGCAGCAGCAGGAATTGCAGGAATCTTGAAGAAGGTAGGGAGAGATGGGAGCGGAGGAGGAAGGAGAAGCGATAAGCAGATAATGAGAAGAACAGTGGTGGCAGTTGAAGGAGGTCTGTATTTGAACTACAGGATGTTCAGAGAATATATGGACGAAGCTCTGAGAGATATACTGGGAGAAGATGTGGCTCAACACGTAGTGGTGAAGGCCATGGAAGATGGTTCCAGCATTGGCTCTGCATTGTTGCTGGCTTCGTCACAAAGTGTTCAAACAATACCATCCGTATGA